In Bacteroidales bacterium, a single genomic region encodes these proteins:
- a CDS encoding TlpA disulfide reductase family protein produces MKKIFLLLFLISAFQLYSQNVIIKGKAKLFEGEKVKLNIYANQISYHEKTIAVAIVDNKSNFILNASISETVFAKIKINNFSGDVYLESGRTYEIIFPPRDSLVKETENIENSILPQEVYISIMNNDSTELNYQIQKFNMLYNNFMAENKSRFIYFTPKNRSFVDTLKQRIKNTFGNPKNKYLSAYIEYRIAGLEQMNSLLSRKKLANKYFARRPVMNENIEYMYFFNQFFVKYFSNFTANGKYEEILNEINKNKSYTGMVRVLSFDSLLLLNDTLKELILLKGLYEVYNEPAFEKKSVIEVIKALAKQSIIKKDIEIAKDFIATLEKLSPTTKAPDFALYNANKKLVKLSDFKGRYVYLGFWTTWSVPSLQEIQMFSNIQKELKDTVEFIGICADKKYENFETYVKKQNFDWNALYYGNQPEVLENYNVIVFPTFILLDRDCKIMESNVKKPSENFHDYIHTIIEKEKQKKKEEDKLKKNPKDNIYH; encoded by the coding sequence TTGAAAAAAATATTTTTATTGCTATTTCTAATTTCAGCGTTTCAGCTTTATTCTCAGAATGTCATCATCAAAGGGAAAGCAAAATTATTTGAAGGAGAAAAGGTAAAACTTAATATTTACGCAAACCAAATCAGCTATCATGAAAAAACAATTGCTGTTGCCATTGTTGACAATAAAAGTAATTTCATACTTAATGCCAGCATAAGTGAAACGGTTTTTGCAAAAATAAAAATTAACAATTTCAGCGGTGATGTTTATCTTGAGTCCGGAAGAACTTATGAAATAATTTTTCCTCCTAGAGATTCTTTGGTTAAGGAAACTGAAAACATTGAAAATTCAATATTACCTCAGGAAGTATATATAAGCATAATGAATAACGATTCAACTGAACTTAATTATCAGATTCAAAAATTCAATATGCTTTATAATAATTTTATGGCTGAAAATAAATCAAGATTTATTTATTTTACACCTAAAAACAGAAGTTTTGTTGATACGCTTAAACAAAGAATAAAAAATACATTCGGAAATCCGAAAAATAAATATTTGTCTGCATATATAGAATATAGAATTGCCGGATTGGAACAGATGAATAGTTTGCTGAGCAGAAAAAAACTTGCCAATAAATATTTTGCCCGAAGGCCTGTTATGAATGAAAATATTGAATATATGTATTTTTTCAACCAGTTTTTTGTAAAATATTTTTCCAATTTCACTGCAAACGGTAAATATGAAGAAATTTTAAATGAAATAAATAAAAATAAAAGTTATACCGGTATGGTGAGAGTTCTTTCTTTCGACTCACTTTTATTGCTCAATGATACTTTAAAGGAATTGATTTTACTGAAAGGGTTATACGAAGTATACAACGAACCGGCTTTTGAAAAGAAAAGCGTTATCGAAGTAATTAAAGCATTAGCAAAGCAAAGTATTATTAAAAAAGACATAGAAATTGCAAAAGATTTTATTGCAACTCTTGAAAAGCTATCTCCGACAACAAAAGCTCCCGATTTCGCTTTATATAATGCAAATAAAAAACTTGTAAAACTAAGCGATTTTAAGGGTAGATACGTTTATCTTGGATTCTGGACAACGTGGAGTGTGCCTTCTTTACAAGAAATTCAGATGTTTTCAAACATACAGAAAGAACTTAAAGATACTGTCGAATTTATAGGAATTTGTGCTGATAAAAAATACGAAAATTTTGAAACTTATGTAAAAAAACAGAATTTCGATTGGAATGCTCTTTATTATGGAAACCAGCCTGAAGTATTAGAAAATTATAATGTAATAGTATTCCCGACTTTTATTTTACTCGACCGCGATTGCAAAATAATGGAATCGAATGTAAAAAAACCAAGTGAAAATTTCCACGATTATATCCACACAATTATTGAAAAGGAAAAACAAAAAAAGAAAGAAGAAGATAAATTAAAGAAAAATCCGAAAGACAATATTTATCATTGA
- a CDS encoding THUMP domain-containing protein: MSTTETYKIVATTLAGLENILADELKSLNAGEVEILTRAVSFTGNKELMYKANLWCRTALKILKPVKYFSIINESDFYNEIYKINWEEYLNVNNTLQIDCVTNNSIITHSKYAAQKAKDAVVDRFRHKFNKRPSVDLENSTLRINIHLSNNNCTVSLDSSGDVLYKRGYKIASFEAPINEVLAAGMILLSGWDKKCNFIDPMCGSGTILIETALIANNIPPGYYRRRFGFEKWKDFDKELWDEIKKNSLLEQTEFENKILGSDISERSISIAEKNIKYAKLHKDIELNISSFEDFVPPEEKGIIITNPPYDERMKKEDINGFYKSLGDTLKKKYDGYDAWLISSNFEALKSIGLKTSRKIALFNGPLECRFVKFEIYKGSKKEVGSE; the protein is encoded by the coding sequence ATGTCTACTACAGAAACATATAAAATTGTTGCCACAACTCTTGCCGGACTTGAGAATATTTTAGCTGATGAATTAAAATCGCTTAATGCAGGCGAAGTTGAAATATTGACACGCGCCGTTAGTTTTACCGGAAATAAGGAATTGATGTATAAAGCGAATTTATGGTGTAGGACAGCTTTAAAAATTCTTAAACCTGTAAAATATTTCAGCATTATAAATGAAAGTGATTTTTACAATGAAATTTATAAAATAAACTGGGAGGAATATTTGAATGTTAACAATACTTTGCAAATTGATTGTGTTACAAATAATTCAATTATCACACATTCGAAATATGCTGCCCAAAAGGCAAAAGATGCGGTAGTTGACAGGTTTCGCCACAAATTCAATAAACGACCTTCAGTTGATTTGGAAAATTCAACATTGAGAATAAATATTCACCTGAGCAATAATAACTGCACGGTTTCGCTTGATAGTTCAGGCGATGTTTTATATAAAAGAGGTTATAAAATTGCAAGTTTCGAAGCACCGATAAATGAAGTATTGGCTGCAGGCATGATTTTACTTAGTGGCTGGGATAAAAAATGCAATTTCATTGACCCGATGTGTGGTTCAGGAACAATTTTAATTGAAACAGCGTTAATAGCAAATAATATTCCTCCCGGATATTACCGCCGAAGATTCGGTTTTGAAAAATGGAAAGATTTTGATAAAGAGCTATGGGATGAAATCAAGAAAAATTCCTTATTAGAACAAACAGAATTTGAAAATAAAATTCTCGGTTCTGATATTTCGGAAAGGTCAATAAGCATTGCAGAAAAAAACATAAAATACGCAAAGCTTCACAAAGATATTGAATTAAATATTTCTTCATTTGAAGATTTTGTTCCACCTGAAGAAAAAGGCATAATCATAACAAACCCGCCTTATGATGAAAGAATGAAAAAAGAAGATATTAATGGTTTTTACAAAAGTTTAGGTGATACATTGAAAAAAAAATATGACGGTTATGATGCGTGGCTCATAAGTTCAAACTTTGAAGCATTGAAATCTATAGGATTAAAAACATCAAGAAAGATTGCACTTTTTAATGGACCGCTTGAATGTAGGTTTGTAAAATTTGAAATCTATAAAGGTTCCAAAAAAGAAGTAGGTAGTGAATAA
- the yihA gene encoding ribosome biogenesis GTP-binding protein YihA/YsxC codes for MIIKSAEFIKSATDVSNCPKDNLREFAFIGRSNVGKSSLINMLVNEKNLAKTSSTPGKTQLINYFLINKEFYFVDLPGYGFAKVSKQIKEKWEGMIKNFILKREKLVTTFILIDSRIEPQQSDLKFLEWLGEKKINFVLLYTKTDKLKKQELQKNILFYKTELEKYWKELPIAIITSSELKTGKEEILEIIKFNNK; via the coding sequence ATGATAATCAAATCGGCAGAGTTTATTAAGAGTGCGACTGATGTGAGCAATTGTCCAAAAGATAATCTGCGTGAATTTGCTTTTATAGGCAGGTCGAATGTTGGAAAATCGTCATTAATAAATATGCTTGTTAATGAAAAAAATCTTGCCAAAACATCTTCTACTCCTGGAAAAACACAACTTATAAATTATTTTTTAATAAATAAAGAATTTTATTTTGTTGATTTACCCGGTTATGGATTTGCAAAAGTTTCAAAACAGATAAAAGAAAAATGGGAAGGGATGATTAAAAATTTTATTCTGAAAAGGGAAAAATTAGTTACAACATTCATATTGATTGATTCGCGGATTGAGCCACAGCAAAGCGATTTAAAATTTTTAGAATGGCTTGGCGAGAAAAAAATAAATTTTGTATTGCTTTATACAAAAACTGATAAATTAAAAAAACAGGAGCTTCAGAAAAATATTTTATTTTATAAAACCGAACTTGAAAAATACTGGAAAGAGCTTCCCATTGCAATTATTACATCTTCTGAATTAAAAACAGGAAAAGAAGAAATTCTTGAAATAATAAAATTCAATAACAAATAA